One window from the genome of Myxocyprinus asiaticus isolate MX2 ecotype Aquarium Trade chromosome 30, UBuf_Myxa_2, whole genome shotgun sequence encodes:
- the LOC127421350 gene encoding uncharacterized protein LOC127421350: MSGTRTLCCHVTTATRSFAILFLIGTVLKLVDIIRTVSWEKAPYDVPYHEFKSSRGQRVFDISTNILMLVLMSVSGVLVLFSHRKGPLFVLPFVLMMFVDLGVSFLSLFDGAWGLPGTPSYKDILLVTKFYKGVGKLDEEDLGHFTMIYTVLFMLNILLKVYILQVSMRCFYALKAERTAAIHVDTGNTVTVKLPSYDEALKIKVEDTPPSYQEP; the protein is encoded by the exons ATGTCTGGAACACGTACACTCTGCTGCCATGTCACCACAGCGACCCGATCATTTGCCATCTTGTTTCTG ATAGGTACTGTGCTGAAACTGGTGGACATCATTCGAACAGTTTCTTGGGAGAAAGCTCCATACgacgtgccctatcatgaatttAAATCTTCCAGGGGCCAGCGTGTCT tTGATATCAGCACTAACATTCTGATGCTTGTTCTGATGTCAGTCTCCGGTGTGCTGGTTCTGTTCTCTCACCGCAAG GGCCCATTGTTTGTGCTGCCTTTTGTGCTGATGATGTTTGTGGATTTGGGTGTGAGTTTTCTCTCCCTGTTTGATGGAGCCTGGGGACTGCCAGGGACCCCCAGTTACAAAGACATTCTGCTAGTTACG AAGTTTTATAAAGGAGTCGGCAAGTTGGATGAGGAGGACTTAGGCCATTTCACCATGATATACACTGTTCTGTTTATGCTGAACATATTGCTGAAG GTGTACATCCTTCAAGTGTCAATGAGGTGTTTTTATGCCCTGAAGGCAGAAAGGACGGCTGCCATCCATGTTGACACTGGAAATACTGTGACA GTGAAGCTACCTTCCTATGATGAGGCTCTTAAGATTAAAGTGGAAGACACTCCTCCGTCCTATCAAGAGCCCTGA
- the LOC127421342 gene encoding uncharacterized protein LOC127421342: MPPPMHSPPPIRRASLPLITTYNHPIHTVSLLLDTPEHSEPSSTDTTPLSLQTDTGFDYDGLGSSVNYMTSAPQNSTLNFQLNTFPQQSNTLLTQQTNTLLPQQTNSMLTQQSTCLMPQQTNNILLPQYSHLSYLTPSPYLTPNPTEDSSASYMSLTTGTNNTLPAYTSSAHLYLQSQMGNQMLLQSGLQAYQAYPWTTEVYSQSGQYTQAVFQPHGHESHYPQLLPQQHYIELQGAPQPSLPKPSPDPLLPNVKAESEDVGHGQPIRVSVAEPTFHCDFSPIHF; encoded by the exons ATGCCCCCTCCCATGCACAGTCCTCCCCCGATTCGCCGTGCCTCCTTGCCTCTTATCACGACATACAACCACCCCATTCACACTGTGTCCCTTCTGTTGGACACACCTGAACACAGTGAGCCCAGCTCCACAGACACAACGCCACTGAGCTTGCAGACCGACACTGG GTTTGACTATGATGGCTTGGGTTCCTCTGTAAACTACATGACCTCAGCTCCTCAAAATAGCACCTTGAATTTCCAGCTAAACACATTTCCTCAACAGTCCAACACCTTATTAACTCAGCAAACTAATACTCTCCTGCCTCAACAAACAAACAGTATGTTAACCCAGCAAAGCACTTGTCTTATGCCCCAGCAGACCAACAACATACTATTGCCCCAGTACTCCCACCTGTCCTACCTTACACCCTCTCCTTACCTCACCCCAAACCCCACTGAGGACAGCAGTGCTTCATACATGTCCCTCACCACAGGTACCAACAACACACTGCCTGCTTACACCAGTAGTGCACATTTGTACCTTCAGTCTCAGATGGGCAACCAGATGCTTCTACAATCAGGACTGCAAG CATATCAGGCCTACCCATGGACCACTGAGGTGTATAGTCAGTCGGGTCAGTATACACAGGCAGTATTTCAGCCACATGGTCACGAGAGCCATTACCCTCAGCTGCTGCCCCAGCAACACTACATTGAGCTACAAGGAGCACCCCAGCCCAGCCTACCCAAACCCTCCCCTGATCCCTTGCTGCCCAATGTTAAGGCAGAGTCTGAAGACGTGGGGCATGGCCAGCCAATCAGAGTCAGCGTGGCAGAGCCTACTTTTCATTGCGATTTCTCACCGATTCACTTTTGA
- the LOC127421651 gene encoding uncharacterized protein LOC127421651 — MTSLELKGMFSVGNTMTEDSLFASDYEGPCPLCEEEEQRGYCRYRDTEQEIEREINSDVEEHVKEKVEDEVSQEFERNFEVKSEGKTKENWTIDQEPEDRKPETNEEDSKTEDEHDVEQKNEKKTVGEQKEELDNGKKYGEKDRNKKVEESGEVILKDQAKTNDEKETRVLAVSPLKDDCILQMSPDCNMDLVMVCEQSVQKSMSEELMLCPPDTSNLPQRPTQSPPKPLSITLPPQNHTLQPFQAPPVLQTQVPAQAQLETPCLGKRPYESSPAVERPAMVSTGQVEVTLRQVYTTRRYTRFTSRTAPLLPLPSVSGETSTPALPSISTDAPLMPPKKKTRTFYSTDQLEELERVFQDDHYPDGDKRKEIAAAISVTPQRIMVTVH; from the exons ATGACTAGTTTAGAGTTAAAGGGCATGTTTAGCGTGGGCAACACGATGACTGAAGATTCCTTGTTTGCCAGTGATTACG AAGGTCCATGTCCTCTGTGTGAGGAGGAAGAACAGAGAGGTTACTGCAGATACAGAGACACCGAGCAAGAGATTGAGAGAGAAATAAACAGTGATGTAGAAGAGCATGTGAAGGAAAAGGTGGAGGATGAGGTGTCTCAAGAGTTTGAGAGGAATTTTGAGGTGAAATCTGAAGGAAAAACTAAGGAGAACTGGACAATAGATCAAGAACCTGAAGACAGGAAACCCGAGACAAATGAGGAAGACAGCAAAACTGAAGATGAACATGATGTTGAAcagaaaaatgagaaaaaaacagTTGGGGAGCAAAAAGAGGAATTAGACAATGGTAAAAAATATGGGGAGAAAGACAGGAATAAGAAAGTGGAAGAAAGTGGCGAAGTCATTTTAAAAGACCAAGCGAAGACCAACGATGAAAAAGAGACAAGAGTTTTGGCAGTGTCGCCTTTAAAGGACGACTGTATTTTGCAGATGAGCCCTGATTGTAACATGGACTTAGTGATGGTGTGTGAGCAGTCAGTACAGAAATCTATGAGTGAAGAACTCATGTTATGTCCCCCTGATACCTCAAATCTACCCCAGCGCCCTACACAATCCCCACCCAAACCTTTATCCATCACGTTACCACCCCAAAATCACACACTACAACCCTTTCAGGCCCCACCAGTACTTCAGACCCAAGTCCCAGCACAGGCCCAGTTGGAGACTCCATGCTTGGGGAAACGGCCCTATGAAAGCAGCCCCGCTGTTGAGCGCCCAGCCATGGTGTCCACAGGGCAGGTGGAGGTGACGCTGAGGCAGGTGTACACCACTCGCCGTTACACCCGTTTCACCAGCAGAACAGCTCCGCTGCTGCCTCTGCCCTCAGTGAGTGGAGAAACCAGCACACCAGCTTTACCTTCCATTAGCACTGATGCTCCTCTGATGCCTCCTAAGAAGAAAACACGCACTTTTTACAGCACCG ATCAGTTGGAGGAGCTGGAGCGAGTGTTTCAGGACGATCACTACCCTGACGGAGATAAGAGAAAGGAGATCGCAGCAGCCATCAGTGTTACACCCCAGAGAATCATGGTCACTGTCCACTGA